From Bos indicus isolate NIAB-ARS_2022 breed Sahiwal x Tharparkar chromosome X, NIAB-ARS_B.indTharparkar_mat_pri_1.0, whole genome shotgun sequence:
TCACTTATCATGGAGGATGGCCCTAAGAACAGAGTGCTCTTGATTCCTCCCCTGCTTCCAGGCTGCATGAATTGAGGCTGAGTGGGTGGGAGGAGTTGGGGGCTGAAGAACCCCCAGGTCCTTAGTTCTCCCATAGTCTGGAGCAGGGACAGGGTTTCCAGCCCACACTGACTGCTCCCAAGGTCAGTCTCAAGACTGGTCCATCTCCTCTTGCTTCAGACTCCTGTATATCCCTaggcttcataaatatttgtggcATGGCATTATGAATAAATGAGTACGTGTTCttgtgttctttatttcttccgcAAGTGTTGTAGAGGAAGGAAAGAGCTGGAAAAGGGGGAGGAATCTCTGAAAAAATGCGTCAGCGGGCTGCAGGGCTGGAGGGGGAGAGTGTCCCATTAGCCCCAGCTCTAATTCAGAATAGGAGTTGTTGCCTTGGTGGCGGTAATGTttgcgagtgtgtgtgtgcgttgaGGTGGGGAAGAAGCAACCCCTAAACGCGAGAAAACCATTTTTGCTTGGGTTTGTTTAGGCCGGGCAAGTGTTTTCTCAATGCCGCCCACCTTCTCTTGCAAGGTGCTTGATTTAATCATTTAAATGTTCTATGGGGAGAGGAAGGATAAAACAAAACTCCCTGAATCTATGTCAGATTCCCTTGGTCCACATGGAACCCTTTCCCTGTCTTCCTCTTCATACACATCCAGTTGATCCAGAGGCTGAGAACCCACACTCCCTCCCGCCAACACCAAGCCTCCCGCTCCCGCCCCCTCCCACCGCCCGCCGCCCCGCAGCCCCGAAGCAGCCACAGGGGGAACCAAAGAGACAGAAGCCTTCCCGGCTGCCCGGACCACAGACGCcaacaccccccccaccccgccccccagcacACGCCGCTCGCCGGCGCCCTGCAAGCTAACCCACTACcgagcggcggcggcagcagcgggCTCTGGGCTGCAGGCTGCGGTGACTCGCACCGGTGCGCTCCTGGCAGCGCTAGCCATCCCAGGTGACTGGGACTCGCTAGATCGGCTGGCCCGGGGTCCTCCACCCCAGCTTGCGCCCCCGGCCCGGATTCCGGCGCCCACCTGCCCTCCAGCCCTCTCCCGCCTTTCACTCCCCAACGCAGGCTCGCCGGAAGGGAGGTCGCGGCAGCGGCCCGGCGGCACCGGCGACCGTGGCGACAGCGGCGACagtggcggcggcggtggcggcggcggcagcggcggagGCTGCGGCGGCGACCGTGGCAGAGGCGGTGGCGGAGGCCTCCGTGGCGGAGACGGAAGCAGAGGTGGAGGCCGAGGCCTCAGTAGAGGAGGCAGTGGCGGAGGCCACCCTGGGGGAGGCGGTGGCAGCCCTGGCGGAGGAGGAGGCGGAGGCTGCACTGGCCGCAGCGGCCGTGGCGGTGGCGGAGGCCAGCGAGGCCgaagccgccgccgccgcagcagAGGCTGCGGCGCCCGCCGTGGGGGAGTCAGATGCGGATTCCGCTGCGGAGGTCGAGGCGGCggtagcggcggcggcggctacCGCCGTGGATGCAGATGCGGAAACGGGCAGGGGCTCCGAGAGGAACCCGAACTTTCCTATGGCCTCGCTGTACGTGGGCGACCTGCACCCTGAGGTGACGGAGGCAATGCTGTATGAGAAGTTCAGCCCGGCCGGGCCCATCCTCTCCATCCGCATTTGCAGGGACAAGATCACCCGCCGCTCGTTGGGCTATGCGTATGTCAACTACCAGCAACCGGTGGACGCCAAGCGGGCCCTGGAGACCCTGAACTTTGATGTCATCAAGGGCAGGCCGGTGCGCATCATGTGGTCCCAGCGGGACCCCTCGCTTCGCAAGAGCGGAGTGGGCAACGTCTTCATCAAGAACCTGGGCAAGACCATCGACAACAAGGCTCTGTACAACATCTTCTCGGCGTTCGGCAACATCCTGTCCTGCAAAGTGGCCTGCGACGAAAAGGGGCCCAAGGGCTATGGGTTCGTGCACTTCCAGAAGCAGGAGTCCGCCGAGCGGGCCATAGATGCGATGAATGGCATGTTCCTGAACTACCGCAAAATTTTCGTTGGGAGATTCAAGTCGCATAAAGAACGAGAGGCCGAAAGGGGAGCCTGGGCCAGGCAGTCCACCAGTGCTGACGTCAAGGATTTCGAGGAAGACACCGATGAGGAGGCCACCTTCCGATGAAAACATCCCAGAAGCGAGCCAGCCAGCAGAGCCAAACCTTGGCTCCCATTCGGTTTACAACCCCCCCACCCTTTTTCCCCCAACCCACCAGCAGTGTATTGTATTGGGAGTGCAGGTCTCTCTCtcacccctcccttcctccttccttccctccacctctgccttcctgtttgtctctctctgtctctgtctctgtctctctctctctctctccggacttccccttctctccccgcccctccccccacacccaccTTGGGTGTTGTGAATAATATGCTAATCTGTGCCACTTGATAGTTAAAGGCTGCCTCTTCTCCTTGTGGTTTGGTTTAAAAAGCACTTTCTCTCTTTGTTTATTGCACAGGTGATGCAATGTCATAGTAGAAACATCAGGAAGGAGACGGAAATCAGATGAGGGAAAACCAAGAGAGTAATTGCTCCCATGACCCTACTACCCGGAGACAACCACTTTTACCATTTTGGTGTGCTGTTTTTCaggctctcttctctccttttctctctctcacccttCTTCACCTCCACCCCGCCTTCCCTTTTAACACAGTGTAAAAGAATGGTTCATGTATGTGGTGTTTCTTAACCTGctttttcaaaaactaaaaccAAACATCAACCCATTGAACTTCTTTCCATGTTATTCAACATGCTTGAGAAAGGTCATCTTCAGTGCCTGCAGAGTGTATCTATGGACCCTAACATTTCTGTAATCATCGCCACATTGTTGGACATTTGGGTGGTGCCTAATTCTTTCCCTGTGTTTAAACCCAGCACTGTATACTCTGATGAGCGAATTCTTCCTTGTCAAGCCAAATCTTTGCTAGTGTACAGGATGTTCTTAATTGTGAACTTGCAGGATCCACATGTGGACATTTTAAAGACTGTTTCTTTGTGTTGCCCAATGGCCCCTTCATAAGCattgtaccaatttgcattcatGCCACCCACCTCAACTAGTAAAAACAGTATGCCCATTTCCCCTGCATAGTCTCCTGGTCACTgtaattggtgtgtgtgtgcgtgcgtgtgtgcgtgcgcatgCGTGTGCCTGTGTCTTGGCCCACTTGATGGTTGTTATGCTGAATTTAAATGCTGTTTATCACCTCCTTTCCCTGAGCCCACTTTCTGCTCTTTTCCCCATTCTCAGAAAAATAATCCAGCTTcattgtagggaaaaaaaaatcacacagcagACAAGTCaacagaagaaaattaatttcacaaGAAATCAGTCCTAATAACCTCCCTGAATCATTTTCTTCTGCATCTATCTAATAGTTACTATGAAGTACCTAAAACATATTAGGCTGTATCTTTCTAGTATTTTTCTGATTCATTTGTCATGTATGTATATAGTAATGTACATATTGTTTTT
This genomic window contains:
- the LOC109555542 gene encoding polyadenylate-binding protein 1-like 2, whose protein sequence is MASLYVGDLHPEVTEAMLYEKFSPAGPILSIRICRDKITRRSLGYAYVNYQQPVDAKRALETLNFDVIKGRPVRIMWSQRDPSLRKSGVGNVFIKNLGKTIDNKALYNIFSAFGNILSCKVACDEKGPKGYGFVHFQKQESAERAIDAMNGMFLNYRKIFVGRFKSHKEREAERGAWARQSTSADVKDFEEDTDEEATFR